The stretch of DNA GACGCGCCAATAATCCACGACGGTTTCGCCCACGCAAAGCGGGGATTGCGTCTCCACCGCCACATTGACCTCGCGCCCGGTGAACAGATCGGAGCGCAGGAGCCAGACAACGGTGCAGGGATCGTGCAGGGGTGCGCCATCCCACCCATATTTCGCGAGATCGAAACGGCCGGAGAAGCCGAGCATTCCAGCCACGCAATCGGCAGCTTTCGTGCCAATGCCGCGCAGACGCGCCAATCGGGAAGGCGTGGTTAAAACCTGATGCGTGACGTCGAGCGGCAACACGACCATGGGAATGCCCGCCTCGAACACGATGGCCGCCGCATCGGGATCGACATAAGCGTTAAATTCGGCGTTGGGCGTGATGTTCCCGCCTTCGAAACAGGCGCCGATCATGGAGACGACCCGCGCGATACGCGACGCGATATCGGGCGCGCGACGCAGTGCGGTGGCAAGATTGGTCATCGGGCCGAGCGTGACGAGAGTCAGACTACCTGCTGGCTCGGCGCGCAATTTTTCGATCAGGAAATCGACGGCATGTTGCGCTTCCGCCTGTTTTTTCGGGCTGGGAAGCTCCGCGCCATCGAGGCCGCTTTCGCCATGAACGTGTTCGCCTCGGATCGGGGCACGCACGAGTGGATCGTCGCAACCTTGATAGAGCGGTATATCCGCTCTTCCCGCCAGTTCGAGGATGGCGGCGGCGTTGCGCGTGGTGTTCGCGATACCGGTATTGCCCCCTACGGTCGTGATCGCCTCGACCGTCAGTTGCTCGGGGGAAGCCAGCGCCAGAAGAATGGCGACGGCATCGTCCTGACCGGGATCGGTGTCGATGATGATGCGCATGGGGGCCATGATCTTAGCCTTCCTTATTGTCATCCTTGAACCAGACTTCGACCGGACCGGTGACCTTGATGGTCATGGGGCGGCCTTTGCGATCCAGCGTTTTGCCGACGGCCATGCGCACCCAGCCTTCGCTGATGCAATATTCCTCGACATTGTTGCGCTCTTCACCCTTGAAACGCA from Kozakia baliensis encodes:
- a CDS encoding nucleoside hydrolase codes for the protein MAPMRIIIDTDPGQDDAVAILLALASPEQLTVEAITTVGGNTGIANTTRNAAAILELAGRADIPLYQGCDDPLVRAPIRGEHVHGESGLDGAELPSPKKQAEAQHAVDFLIEKLRAEPAGSLTLVTLGPMTNLATALRRAPDIASRIARVVSMIGACFEGGNITPNAEFNAYVDPDAAAIVFEAGIPMVVLPLDVTHQVLTTPSRLARLRGIGTKAADCVAGMLGFSGRFDLAKYGWDGAPLHDPCTVVWLLRSDLFTGREVNVAVETQSPLCVGETVVDYWRVTGRPANALYMRHVDAEGFFALLEERLARLP
- a CDS encoding DUF3297 family protein → MSDTPPDRLCASPGSPYFNEELLERGIGVRFKGEERNNVEEYCISEGWVRMAVGKTLDRKGRPMTIKVTGPVEVWFKDDNKEG